The Microcebus murinus isolate Inina chromosome 4, M.murinus_Inina_mat1.0, whole genome shotgun sequence genome has a segment encoding these proteins:
- the LOC105881619 gene encoding olfactory receptor 10G9, producing MSNVSLVTMFILRGLPHAPALDTPLFGIFLVIYVLTVLGNLLILLVIRLDSHLHTPMYYFLTNLSFIDMWFSTVTVPKMLMTLVSPGGGAISFHSCMAQLYCFHLLGSTECFLYTVMSYDRYLAITYPLRYASMMSGRTCALLATSTWLSGCLHSAVQTILTFRLPFCGPNQIQHYLCDAPPILKLACADTATIEMVIFVSVGMVASGCFLLIALSYVSIVCSILRIRTSEGRHRAFQTCASHCIVVLCFFGPGLFIYLRPGSRDAVDGIVAVFYSVLTPLLNPVVYTLRNKEVKKALLKIKDKLSHS from the coding sequence ATGTCAAACGTGAGCCTTGTGACGATGTTCATCCTCAGGGGCCTTCCCCATGCCCCAGCGCTGGACACCCCCCTCTTTGGGATCTTCCTGGTGATTTATGTGCTCACTGTGCTGGGGAACCTCCTCATCCTGCTGGTGATCAGGCTGGATTCTCAcctccacacccccatgtactaCTTCCTCACCAACCTGTCCTTCATTGACATGTGGTTCTCCACTGTCACGGTGCCCAAAATGCTCATGACCTTGGTGTCCCCGGGTGGCGGAGCTATCTCCTTCCACAGCTGCATGGCCCAGCTCTATTGCTTCCACCTCCTGGGGAGCACAGAGTGTTTCCTCTACACGGTCATGTCCTATGATCGCTACCTGGCCATCACTTACCCACTCAGGTATGCCAGCATGATGAGTGGGAGAACCTGTGCCCTCCTGGCCACCAGCACTTGGCTCAGTGGCTGTCTGCACTCTGCTGTCCAGACCATACTGACATTCCGTTTGCCCTTCTGTGGGCCCAACCAGATCCAGCACTATCTGTGTGATGCCCCACCTATCCTCAAACTGGCCTGTGCGGACACCGCCACCATTGAGATGGTCATCTTTGTGAGCGTTGGCATGGTGGCCTCGGGCTGCTTTCTCCTGATAGCACTGTCCTACGTGTCCATCGTCTGTTCCATCCTGAGGATCCGCACCTCAGAGGGCAGACACAGAGCCTTTCAGACCTGTGCCTCCCACTGTATTGTGGTCCTTTGTTTCTTTGGTCCTGGTCTTTTCATTTATCTGAGGCCAGGCTCCAGGGATGCTGTGGATGGCATTGTGGCAGTTTTCTACAGTGTATTGACACCCCTTCTCAACCCTGTTGTGTACACCCTGAGGAACAAAGAAGTGAAGAAAGCTCTATTAAAGATTAAAGACAAACTATCACATTCTTAG